The sequence ACCAGATACTTATACCGGATTGTTTCAGCCCGATGGTGCAAGTATTAATTTTAAAGCTACGATTGAGGCTCTTTTAGAATTGTGTAAAAAAGAAGAATCCGTTCAGTTACAAGAAAATTCGCCGGTACTTGAAATTAAACATATAGGAGAGCTCTTTAAAATTATTACTCCAAACGGAGCTTATATTACCAAAAAGTTGGCAATTATTCCCGGTCCGTATATCAACAGTGTGATCAATTTACTTGAATTTAAAATTGAAGCAACCTATTGGAATATGTCTTCAGCTTATTTTAAAAAGACTGACCCCAATATTCAATATCCAACATGGTTTGTATTTCAAAATGCGATAGGTGAAAACGGCAATCAGTTTTACGGCTTTCCTTCTGTAGATTGGGATCATCCTGAATATATTCGGGTAGCACCTGATTTTGTGATCAATCCTCTTGATGAACCTAGCGACAGAACACTAATTCCCAATCCGCAAGAACTTTCCTATACTTCAGAATGGGTACAAAATCATATGGCAGGGCTAAGCACAGAACCAGAATATACATCAACATGCCTTATCGCTTTAAGTAAAATTCCAAACAAAGAACTGTTGATCGACTTTGCACCCGGCTATGTACCGAATCATAAAAATATTGTTTTATATGCTACAGGATGGGCGGCAAAATTCACCCCCTTTTTAGGGAAAATCATGTCAGATCTTGCATTAGACGGTCATACAGATTTTGATATTACGCCTTTCCAATTAGGAAGAAAATACTTTAAATCACTTTAAAACTAATATAATATGAATAAGAATACACCTTTAAATACAGGAAAAAATCCTGATTTGAAAATTGAAGTTGCCATTATCGGTGCCGGAACATCCGGATTATACACTGCATATCGTTTGGTTACAGAGAAAAAATTTAAGGCAAGCGACGTACAAATCTTTGATATGAACAATAAACTTGGTGGAAGATTAGAATCTGTAATTATGCCCGGAATGAACTTTTGGGGAGAATTAGGCGGCATGCGTTACCTTACTTCTCAGCAGATTGTGACGACGTTAATTGAAGG comes from Chryseobacterium sp. 3008163 and encodes:
- a CDS encoding FAD-dependent oxidoreductase; amino-acid sequence: MHTENYDVIVIGGGAIGLATAYHLGKRKAKTLVLEQFTFANQLGSSAGVSRQFRIPYPDEYMVQMALDSQPYWDELEKTTSTQLLDKVGTLWFGDPNVHSTEGNIAEAEEALKALNVPYTTLTAKEIEEQYHFRNLPDTYTGLFQPDGASINFKATIEALLELCKKEESVQLQENSPVLEIKHIGELFKIITPNGAYITKKLAIIPGPYINSVINLLEFKIEATYWNMSSAYFKKTDPNIQYPTWFVFQNAIGENGNQFYGFPSVDWDHPEYIRVAPDFVINPLDEPSDRTLIPNPQELSYTSEWVQNHMAGLSTEPEYTSTCLIALSKIPNKELLIDFAPGYVPNHKNIVLYATGWAAKFTPFLGKIMSDLALDGHTDFDITPFQLGRKYFKSL